One Paramisgurnus dabryanus chromosome 10, PD_genome_1.1, whole genome shotgun sequence genomic region harbors:
- the LOC135718191 gene encoding uncharacterized protein yields MFTPNIIPLVEAHWDSWSWKGLSWHRAGGAFGGAAGAFGGAAGAFGGAAGAFGGAAGAFGGAAGAFGGAAGAFGGAAGAFGGAAGAFGGAAGAFGGAAGAFGGAAGAFGGATGAFGAGGAFNGAAGAFGGAAGAFGGAAGAFSGAFGRAFSGAFGGAAGAFSGAGGAVGAGGTFKLCAGCGVSIVLTLLSSRSKSLYGGHHACPSEIHGCAIGPVVPSSINSTIRILLMLLKWCQQDECQVLRMAGDIQKNFCGC; encoded by the exons ATGTTCACCCCAAACATCATCCCTCTGGTAGAAGCTCACTGGGACAGCTGGAGCTGGAAGGGGTTGAGTTGGCACA GAGCTGGTGGTGCCTTTGGTGGAGCTGCTGGTGCCTTTGGTGGAGCTGCTGGTGCCTTCGGGGGAGCTGCTGGTGCCTTCGGGGGAGCTGCTGGTGCCTTCGGGGGAGCTGCTGGTGCCTTCGGGGGAGCTGCTGGTGCCTTCGGGGGAGCTGCTGGTGCCTTCGGGGGAGCTGCTGGTGCCTTCGGGGGAGCTGCTGGTGCCTTCGGGGGAGCTGCTGGAGCCTTCGGGGGAGCTGCTGGAGCCTTCGGGGGAGCTACTGGAGCTTTCG GAGCTGGTGGTGCCTTTAATGGAGCTGCTGGTGCCTTTGGTGGAGCTGCTGGAGCCTTCGGTGGAGCTGCTGGAGCCTTCAGTGGAGCCTTCGGCAGAGCCTTCAGTGGAGCCTTCGGTGGAGCTGCTGGAGCCTTCAGTGGAGCTGGTGGAGCCGTCGGAGCTGGTGGAACCTTCAAACTCTGCGCAG GCTGTGGTGTCTCCATCGTCCTTACACTCCTCAGCAGCCGGTCCAAATCTTTGTATGGAGGCCACCATGCATGTCCATCAGAGATCCATGGTTGTGCTATAGGACCGGTTGTTCCCTCTTCTATAAACTCAACTATCAG AATTCTGTTGATGTTGTTGAAATGGTGTCAACAAGATGAATGCCAAGTGCTGAGGATGGCAGGGGATattcaaaaaaatttttgtgGCTGTTAA